The Rhodococcus opacus B4 genome contains the following window.
GCCACCGACCTCTTACAAGGAGGGCTCCCATGTTCGATGTAGCTAGCACTGCGGAAGCGGGTTCGCGGCTTCGCCGGCATGAAGTCACGAGTGGGCCGGTGCTGCGATGAGTGACGATCGCACCACCGGGGAAGTCATCAAGAACTTCACCCGCGCTCGCAAGGTGCCGCAGCTGATCGGGCGTACACCTGACGGAAAGAAGCTGCCGTTCGGTCCCTACACCGTTCCGCAAGCCGTCAGCGGCGCAATCGTCGGTGCGCTCCTGTGGCTCCTGCATCCACTGTGGCTTCGGGACAGCATTTCCTGGAACGTCGGATTCTTCGCCTTCTGGTCACTGGGCACCGTCTTTGTCGTCGGCAAAGTCCGGTTTGCCGGCCGGAGCCCCGCCTCAGTGGCACAGGGAATCTGCGCCGCAGCCTTCGCGCCGGCCGGTGCCAAGATCCAGATCAACGGCCGCCGGGTGACCATCCGGCCACCCCACCTCGTGCGTCCGAGTGGCTACATCACTGCCGACCCCACGGCCGCCGAACTCAGCGCCACGGTCGTCCCGCAGGCCGTGCACATCGCCACCGCCGAGGTCACCGAAACCGCATCGGCGGAACCTGTCGCACCACGACCGCAGACCTCCGCTCCGGTGCCCACACCGGCAAGCGGGCCCACCCATCGCGCCGGCCGATCGAGCGTCAAGGAACTCCTCGCTCTGGCTGCTGCAGGCACCTCCGAGTAGAAAGCACCGCCACTATGGAACAGCCGACACTGTCAATGGCCGCGAACATCCGGTGGACGAAGTCCGGCGTTGTCTGGGCGGACTACGTGCTCACGGGCATCGACTACGGTTACCGCCCCGATGTGGACAAGCGCACTGCTCGTACCCTGCACACGATGCTCGTCCGCGCCCTTCCGGGCGAGTCACTGTTGATGGGCATCGCAGCATCGTTGAGCGCCGAAGCCATCGTTTCCCGAATGACCGAAGGCGTCGATCTCGATGCACACCCGGACTGGGCAACCGAATGCGAAGCGACTCTCGACTCGATCGAGCTATACCGCCCGGGGCAGAGGATCTACTGGCTGAGCATTCCGCTGACCACACCCAAGGTCGTCGATCAGGTCAAGGCCGCCGCTCATTCGGCCTGGACCACACTCTCCGACTACATCGGGCTGCCGCGGACCGCACTTGACGATGACGAGATCCGGGCCCGTGTCCGGCAGGCCAACCGGATCATGGCCGACATCCCCGGTGTCTTCGATCCGCAACCTGCCACTCCCGCTCAGATGGTGTGGCTGTGGCAGCACGCGATGACGCGCGGACTGCATGTCGACCCTGACCTGCCCGACGCAGCCGTGACGCCAGGAGCAAAGTCAGGTGCCGCCCTGACCGCATGCCGGATCGACGAGGGCGCCCAATCGGATCGAGAGAAGGCTTCGGGTTGGCGAGGCAAGGTCCCGACGTTCAGTCGGGTCCTGAAAGTCGACCAGCCGTACGAAATCGTCGACCACCCGGCCTCCTACCAAGTGCTCCTCGCGCTCGCTGACACCCCCGCCGGTGGCGTCTATTTCCCCGGCTCGGAGTTCTTCACCCTCGCTGACGACTTCGGCGATATTGATGTCGATTTCGCCGTACGGCTCAAGGTAACCGCCGGTGCCGATGTCATGCGAGCGAACAAGCGCGCACTCGAGAACCTGAAGGAGCAGTACGAACAGCGGGAAGGAGAGTTGGCCGGCGGCCAAGGTGTTCTCGACCTCGCTGCCGCCGCGTTGACCGAATACACCTCGTTGCTCGAGACGAACCGCGATGAGGTCGAGGTTGCCTGGACGGCGTTGTTCGCGGTAGGAGCTGATTCCGAGGAGCGTGCACTCGCTGATGCGAAGGCATTGGTGAAAGCGTTCGAACAGCAGGAATACAAGGTGGTCGCGCCGGTCGGCTACCAGGAAGACCTGTGGTGGGCGATGTTGCCTGGCGTCCCCACATCGAAGATCGTCCGCGAGTTCGCGCAGATCACCACATCGACGCATTTCGCGGCGTACATGCCGTTCATTCGCAACGAACTCGGCGATGGCAGCGGTCCGCTGTTGGCACTGAACATCACCACCTCTCGGATCGGTGTGGTTCACCACGACGTCGCCGGAAAGTCCCTACGCGACCAGTCCGGATCCTTCGCGGTCACCGGTGAGCTCGGATCGGGCAAGTCGGTCACCATGAAGGTGATCGCCGGCCAGGTCGTCGACTGCGGAGGGCAGGTCATCGGCATCGACCAAAGCGATCTCGGCGAGTACGCCAACTGGGCACGCGCCGTCACCGAAGCAGTCGTGGTCGACCTCGTCGAACCCGAATACAGCATGGATCCACTGAGGATCTTCGAGGCCGGACTCGCAGCAGAAATGGCCCAGTCCGTGTTGTTGACACTGCTCCGGATCCAGCCTTCCTCAGACCTGGGCATCGCATTGGCAAAAGTGATCGAGCCCGAATACCGCGCAGAGCACCCCTACCAGGGTTTGGGCGAGCTGACCGAACACCTCCTGTCCGGTGCTTGCCCGATCGCCCACGCCCAAGATCTCGGCGAAGCAATGAACGTCTACGCCCGCCGCACCTACGCGGCGGCACTGTTCGGCAAAGATCTACCCCCGCTGCCCATTACTGCTCCCGGCATCATTTTCCGCACCCACAAGGTCGACTTACCAACCCAGCTGCAGACCGAGAAACAACACCTCTACGAGAACCTGCCGCTGGAGAAGCGGTTCGGCCACGCGGTGTACACCCTGATCGCGAAGGTCGCCCGCGGACAGTGCTTCGCCGACCCCGACCAGATGGCGTTGTTCCTCGTCGACGAGGCACACCACCTCCTGGGCGCCGACGACGGAGTCGACATCGTCGAGGACTTCGTGCTGCAGGGCCGCAAGTCCTCGGCCGCCGTGGGACTCGGCGACCAGGACTGCGCGTTCGGCACCCCGAAGCTGCGCGGACTGATCAAGACCCGCATCGCGCACCGTCATACAGACGAAACCCTCGCCAAGCGCGCCATTGAATGGCTTGGCCTCGACCCGGACGACTACGGACTGGTCAAGCAATACATGGAGCAGACAGCTCCGGTAACCGGAAAAGACAAGTACGTCGAACCTCACCGCCGCGGTGAAGGTTACATGCGCGATGGCAGCGGAAACGTCGGCCGTATCAAGACGCTGCTGCCTGCAACCGAGTCTCGCCGAATTGCAGTGTCGACCACTCCGAAGGACAACAAGCTGGTGAAAGCATGACCGCGGCCGCGGCGTCCTCCCGTGAACGGGAGGTGGTCGGCGGCCCCGAACCCCGGGAGTATTTCAGTGTCCGCGCCGCGGCCAAACGCTCACTGCTGTGGCTTGTCACCGCATGGATTCCGCAATCCTGGCTGACCGCACTGATACACCTGACCCGTCCAGTAACCCGCTGGCTGTGGGCACGCTGGTGGAGCCGGCTACTCATCCGCCTCATCGCCGGCTGGCACGCGGCCGGCGCCCTCTTGATGATCGTGGCCACCCCGGCTCTCGCCGATCCCGCCGGCGGCGGCGGTGCGAGCCCGTTCTTCGCCTGGATGAATCTGAAAGATTCGCACGGCATCGACGCGTGGAGCTATTTCCTGTCCATCGACAAAGGCAACGCCTCAGTGGGCGGCGGCTGGCGCATGATCTGGGCGTACATCATCACCCTCGAATACGAGGTCTTCCGCTTCCTGATGGCAACGGCCATCTGGTTCATCACCTGGGTGCTCTCGTTCGAATGGCTCGACCTGATCCTCACACCCGTGCGCACCATCGCCGACTCGGTCACCACCATCACCGACCAGTTCGCGCTGACCCCGCTGATGCTCACAGTCGCCGGACTCAGCGTCGCCATCTGGATCATCCGCGGCCGATTCTCCACCGGAATCTACGAGCTCCTCATGTCCTGCGTCATCGCGGCCGCGGCCGCGGGCGTTCTCTCGAACCCGGTCGATCGCGTCCTCGGGGACAACGGACTGGTGCTGTCGGCGCGAGATGCCGGCCTGGAAGTCGCCTCCGGGCTCGCCAACGGCGGTGATACCAGCGGAAACCCGCAGACCGAGATCGAAACGATCGAATCGAAACTCATCGACACGTTCATCCGCCAACCAACGCAACTGATCAACTTCGGAGTCGTTCTCGATGCCCCGGAAAACAACGGGAAATGCGTCAAAGAGTTCGACGCCGCGTACCTCGCGAAGCCCAAGGAGCCAGGACTCGCAGACAAAGCGCAGGACGTCGTCTCCGAGATCGCCCCTGGGGCAGGCGTAGCCCTTGACCTGATCAATCCCGACGCGAAACCGGAAGACCGCGTCAAAGATGCCATCGCCAAATGTGAGGGGGAGGACGGGCCGATGAAGGCCTATGCCGACAACCCCGGTCCCGGACAAGCGATGGGCCTGTTTTTCCTGATCTTCGCCGGCGCACTCCTCATGGCCTTCGCGATCTACCTCGCCGGCCGATTGATCATCGCCGCAGGTGTCTCGATCGGCAATGCCATCAAATCGATACCAGGAGTCGTCCTCGCCATCGCACCCTCGATGCGCGGGCAGTTCTGGCGGACCATCGCCAACGTCGCAATGGCGTTGCTGCAGATGATCTTCGCCATCGTCTTCCTCGTGGGATACGTCATGGTCGTCGAGGATCTCTTCGCTGCAGACGAATCGAACCTGATCCGCACGGTGTTCTTCGTCGACATCTTCCTGGTCACCGCACTTCTCCTCTTCCGCCGAGCGGTCAAGGGAATGAAGCGAATGTCGGACAACCTGGCAACAATTCTGACTAAACGGCCCAACGTCGCACCGACCGCCATTAGTCGCTCAACGCCCACCACAGCGCGCGACATTGCTGCGATGGCCGCCAACGGACGCCACATGTACCAGGGCGGAAAGGCCGTGGTGAAGGGGGCAGGAGCACTAGCGAAGAAGTCCGGCACTGCCGCGGCAACGACCGGAAAAGTCGCAGCCGGAGCCACGTCGACCGCAGCAACCGGCGGGGCAGCTGCAGTGCTGGTTGCCGGACGGGTCCTCTCCTCGACGGCGAAGCGAGCGAAGAACAAGGTCGACTCGATCGCCGATCCCGACAGCTACCCGAAGTCCACCTCAGGCACGGTCGGTGCCCAGACCAGTCGTGGAACCGCGGCTACGAACGCTGCTGCCGACGCTGTCCGGAGTCGACTGTCGAAAACGGCGGTGTCGGACAAGGCCGGCATCAAGCACCCCATCGGGGTCGCCCCGTCGTTGCCGGTCGCCAACCCTGGCCAGGTCCGCGCCTCGGCCACCACGACCAGTAGCCCTGACGGTCGCCGATTCCGCGAATTCACCACCACATCTGGGGCGCCGGTGATGTTGCCGACTACACCGAGCCGCACCCCGCGACCAGCCAGACCCGCCTCTCCTGAAACAGGGGTCCCCAACGGTGCAGGGTCGAAGACTGCTCAGCTGCTCGCTGCCGCCGCGCAGTCCGGATCCGCGCCGGTAGTCACGCCGAGCGCACTGGCTCACCGAGCTCGCTGATGGCGCTCCTCGACACACCACCGTCGACCCCGGACGCACAGGAAGGCAGCTCGAAAAAGTGGTGGTGGCTGCTCGCCGGAATACCCGCCTTCGCCATGGTCATCATGATGGCTCCGATACTGGTCATCCTCGCGACGACCGGTAGTGACACGAACTGCGGTCAACCTGTGCCAGACGCCGGGGGCGGCAGCCTCATGGGACTCAAGCCCGGATCCCTCGCGGTCCCGATGGCCGAAGGCACCTACACAATCAGCTCACCCTTCGGTATGCGCGAGACAGGCATGCACGACGGCCAGGACTACGCAGCACCACTGGACACCCCGTTCTACGCCGCCGGTGACGGCGAAGTCATCGCCGCCGAGCCCGCCGCCGGCTACGGACACTGGATTCGGATCCGGCACACCATCGAGGGCCAGATCGTCGAATCCCTGTACGGGCACATGCAGGCGTCCGGGGTCCTCGTCCACACCGGAGACAAGGTCACAGCGGGCCAACTGATCGGCAAGGTGGGCAGCGAAGGACAGTCGAGTGGACCGCATCTTCACTTCGGCGTCTACCCCGGAGGCTGGTCACTGGGCGGGGGAGTAGATCCCATTCCGTGGCTCAAACAACAAGGAACCATCTCGCCCACTCGAGGACCAGCAGAGCTGGTCGCACATACCGATTCCACCGGTGGAGATCTGCCACCGCTGCCCGCCGACAAAGGCAGCGAAGCGCAGATGCAGGTCGACTCGATCCGCGTCATGCGCACAATCGCGGCGGCCTTCCCCGAGATCACTACCATCGGCGGTTGGCGCCCCACGGACGACGTCGCCCAGGACCACCCCGCCGGGCGCGCGGTCGACATCATGATTCCCGACTCCGCGAGCGCCCAAGGGAAGGCACTCGGCGACAAGATCGCCCTGTACCTCCAACAGAACAAAGCGGCCCTCAGCGTCGAGTACGTGATCTGGCAACAGCGCTACTGGGACGGCACCGGTGACTGGTCGCTGATGGAGGACCGTCACGGCTACACCGCAAACCACTTCGACCACGTACACGTCACACTCGAGGGCGGCGGGATGCCGACCGCCGACTCCCACTACGGCAGCGCTCCGGGCGGTACGACCACCACGGAGCCGTGCCCGCCAGAGGTCGGTGATCAGACCAGGTTCGCCCCTGGCAGCATCCCGCCGCAATACACCAACGCAGTCTCGGCTGCTGGGTCTCTGTGCCCAGAGGTGAGCCCGGTTCTGGTTGCCGGCATCGTTCAACAAGAGTCCGGGTTCAACGAAAAGGCGGTCAGCAAGGGCGATGGCGTAAACCAGGGCGGCGCCGAAGGAATGAGTCAGTTCATGCC
Protein-coding sequences here:
- a CDS encoding ATP-binding protein, translating into MEQPTLSMAANIRWTKSGVVWADYVLTGIDYGYRPDVDKRTARTLHTMLVRALPGESLLMGIAASLSAEAIVSRMTEGVDLDAHPDWATECEATLDSIELYRPGQRIYWLSIPLTTPKVVDQVKAAAHSAWTTLSDYIGLPRTALDDDEIRARVRQANRIMADIPGVFDPQPATPAQMVWLWQHAMTRGLHVDPDLPDAAVTPGAKSGAALTACRIDEGAQSDREKASGWRGKVPTFSRVLKVDQPYEIVDHPASYQVLLALADTPAGGVYFPGSEFFTLADDFGDIDVDFAVRLKVTAGADVMRANKRALENLKEQYEQREGELAGGQGVLDLAAAALTEYTSLLETNRDEVEVAWTALFAVGADSEERALADAKALVKAFEQQEYKVVAPVGYQEDLWWAMLPGVPTSKIVREFAQITTSTHFAAYMPFIRNELGDGSGPLLALNITTSRIGVVHHDVAGKSLRDQSGSFAVTGELGSGKSVTMKVIAGQVVDCGGQVIGIDQSDLGEYANWARAVTEAVVVDLVEPEYSMDPLRIFEAGLAAEMAQSVLLTLLRIQPSSDLGIALAKVIEPEYRAEHPYQGLGELTEHLLSGACPIAHAQDLGEAMNVYARRTYAAALFGKDLPPLPITAPGIIFRTHKVDLPTQLQTEKQHLYENLPLEKRFGHAVYTLIAKVARGQCFADPDQMALFLVDEAHHLLGADDGVDIVEDFVLQGRKSSAAVGLGDQDCAFGTPKLRGLIKTRIAHRHTDETLAKRAIEWLGLDPDDYGLVKQYMEQTAPVTGKDKYVEPHRRGEGYMRDGSGNVGRIKTLLPATESRRIAVSTTPKDNKLVKA
- a CDS encoding M23 family metallopeptidase, translated to MALLDTPPSTPDAQEGSSKKWWWLLAGIPAFAMVIMMAPILVILATTGSDTNCGQPVPDAGGGSLMGLKPGSLAVPMAEGTYTISSPFGMRETGMHDGQDYAAPLDTPFYAAGDGEVIAAEPAAGYGHWIRIRHTIEGQIVESLYGHMQASGVLVHTGDKVTAGQLIGKVGSEGQSSGPHLHFGVYPGGWSLGGGVDPIPWLKQQGTISPTRGPAELVAHTDSTGGDLPPLPADKGSEAQMQVDSIRVMRTIAAAFPEITTIGGWRPTDDVAQDHPAGRAVDIMIPDSASAQGKALGDKIALYLQQNKAALSVEYVIWQQRYWDGTGDWSLMEDRHGYTANHFDHVHVTLEGGGMPTADSHYGSAPGGTTTTEPCPPEVGDQTRFAPGSIPPQYTNAVSAAGSLCPEVSPVLVAGIVQQESGFNEKAVSKGDGVNQGGAEGMSQFMPETWKAFGTDSGLDRSGKAEPPNAADPFNPYDAIASEGRYLCHIADYLRPHHDSGAVKGDFTDLIIAAYNGGEGAVVTYGGIPPFGQTQAYVPAVREHMKKLTA